From Brochothrix thermosphacta DSM 20171 = FSL F6-1036, a single genomic window includes:
- a CDS encoding ROK family protein — protein sequence MLLGAIEAGGTKFVCAVSDLELNIVERISLPTTTPEETLNAVYTFFDNYTLNALAIGSFGPIDVNKKSPTYGYITSTPKTAWKKFNLLGALKERYNLPIAFTTDVNAAAYGELKHGAAKGKESCIYLTVGTGIGGGVVINNKVIEGFSHPEMGHLVVKRHPDDHFDGVCPYHGDCLEGLAAGPAIEGRFQQKAFELPNDHPAWDIEAFYLAQAAVNYTLTLSPEIIIFGGGVSKQEQLYPNMRQYFAELMNGYYATPPLEDYLVYCDLGDNAGITGTLLLAKEAIK from the coding sequence ATGTTACTTGGAGCAATTGAAGCTGGCGGCACTAAATTTGTCTGTGCCGTCTCAGATTTAGAGTTAAACATTGTCGAACGTATTTCACTACCCACGACAACACCTGAAGAAACACTTAATGCTGTGTATACTTTTTTTGATAACTACACGTTAAATGCACTTGCCATCGGATCATTTGGCCCGATTGATGTGAATAAAAAATCACCAACTTACGGTTATATCACATCAACACCCAAAACAGCTTGGAAAAAATTTAATTTGTTAGGTGCTCTAAAAGAACGTTATAACCTTCCTATCGCCTTTACAACCGATGTTAATGCTGCTGCCTATGGCGAGCTAAAACACGGTGCTGCCAAAGGAAAAGAGAGTTGTATTTATTTAACAGTGGGAACCGGTATTGGTGGCGGTGTTGTGATTAACAACAAAGTGATTGAAGGCTTTAGCCACCCTGAAATGGGCCATTTAGTTGTTAAACGTCATCCCGACGATCATTTTGATGGGGTATGTCCGTATCATGGCGATTGTTTAGAAGGCCTCGCAGCAGGCCCTGCCATTGAAGGACGTTTCCAACAAAAAGCATTTGAACTACCAAATGATCATCCAGCATGGGATATCGAAGCCTTTTATCTTGCTCAAGCAGCAGTCAACTATACCTTAACACTCTCACCGGAAATCATTATTTTTGGTGGAGGTGTCAGCAAGCAAGAACAGTTATACCCTAATATGCGTCAGTATTTTGCTGAATTGATGAATGGTTATTATGCAACACCTCCGTTAGAAGATTATCTCGTTTATTGTGACTTAGGTGACAACGCCGGGATTACAGGTACACTCTTATTAGCAAAAGAAGCCATTAAATAG
- a CDS encoding carbohydrate ABC transporter permease, producing MRKKKIQKVGVRSFGKKADIFFNVFLALFALSCVFPFLFVIIISLTSENSLVTNGYSLWPSEWSLDGYRYLADLKEQLLQSLFVTVMVTVVGTLINTTFTSTYAYAISRPDFILRKFFTIACLITMLFSAGMVPNYIVMTSMLGLKDTIWALILPMAISPFNIIVMRTFFKRTVPDAIIESARIDGASELRIFGQIVLPLAVPGIATISLFAALGFWNDWFNALLYIQSDNLVPLQYLLMKIQANIEYMTQNASMSTALSSGAQAIPKEATRMAMVVISTLPIALSYPFFQKYFVSGLTIGGVKE from the coding sequence ATGCGTAAGAAAAAAATACAAAAAGTGGGAGTACGTTCCTTCGGAAAAAAAGCTGATATATTCTTTAATGTGTTTCTAGCGTTGTTTGCCTTATCATGCGTATTTCCCTTTCTTTTCGTAATAATCATCTCACTGACAAGTGAAAACTCTCTCGTAACGAATGGTTATTCATTATGGCCATCCGAGTGGAGTTTAGATGGTTACCGCTATTTAGCGGATCTTAAAGAGCAATTGCTCCAATCATTATTTGTGACTGTGATGGTAACAGTTGTAGGGACGTTGATTAATACAACGTTCACATCAACTTATGCCTATGCAATCTCACGTCCAGACTTTATCTTACGTAAATTCTTTACAATCGCTTGTTTAATCACAATGCTTTTCAGTGCCGGAATGGTACCAAACTACATTGTTATGACATCGATGTTGGGTTTAAAAGATACAATTTGGGCATTGATTTTACCGATGGCTATCAGCCCGTTCAATATCATTGTAATGCGTACGTTCTTTAAACGAACGGTGCCAGATGCAATCATTGAATCTGCACGTATTGATGGTGCGAGCGAGTTGCGTATTTTCGGTCAAATTGTTTTACCTTTAGCAGTGCCTGGGATTGCAACCATTAGTTTGTTTGCAGCACTAGGATTTTGGAACGATTGGTTCAATGCTTTGTTATACATTCAAAGCGACAATTTAGTTCCATTGCAATACCTTTTAATGAAGATTCAAGCTAACATTGAGTACATGACACAAAATGCGAGTATGAGTACAGCATTGAGTAGTGGTGCTCAAGCGATACCAAAAGAAGCAACACGTATGGCAATGGTAGTAATTTCAACGTTGCCGATTGCTTTAAGCTATCCATTCTTCCAAAAATACTTTGTAAGTGGCTTAACAATTGGTGGCGTGAAAGAATAA
- a CDS encoding alpha-mannosidase — protein MTTKKVYIISHSHWDREWYMAYEQHHMRLVALMDDLLHLFKTNPDFHSFHLDGQTIAIDDYLEVRPEKREEVQAAITAGKLKIGPFYILQDDFLISSESNTRNMLVGLEESRKWGDPVMLGYFPDTFGNMGQAPQMMKEGGIEAAAFGRGVKPTGFNNVVINDEKYTSQFSEMWWEGADKSKIFSLLFANWYSNGNEIPVEKEAAQAFWKEKLADAEQFTSTDHILMMNGVDHQPVQMDVTDAIKVANDLYDDYEFIHSSFDEYLEAVMNDVPADLSTVSGELTSQETDGWYTLANTASARIYLKQKNTDVQRQLENITEPLATMAFDVTGEYPHDQLRYAWKLLMQNHPHDSICGCSVDEVHREMITRYDKALEVGKFLASEAVESLTASIDTSLFPTDSKPFVVFNTAGSAKTGTIETEIEWKRLPFSQGVPEELYAQLKNETLPELTVIDAKGQAVAAEILSHEVRFNYDLPKDAFRVPFMAIYVKVRVVVTDMPAVSWESLALTVGQNTTSTLPTIVSEADNRLENEFLHVKVESNGQLTVTDKTTSITYPNVLTYENVGDIANEYIFKQPEGDQAIYAHDFPATTTVAINTTKIGEITLTQTLMIPVSADETLAEEMKAVVEMRQRKAQRSKELAPFTLTTKIRLEQGSRQLKFSTHFDNQMKDHRLRVLFPTNITTDKHYAESIFEVVERPNGVSASWENPMNPQHQHSFVNVQDATHGMTVSNYGLNEYEILADNTTIALTLHRSVGELGDWGYFPTPEAQCMGEQTVAFALAFHGADDQNRTFHDGQNFQIPFTVAQTSVHNGRWAPKAAYLTIDSSAYALTALKRKEHQTEIVTRGFNLSNTAAAPLEIKISGYTPSRCTLIETPHEKPLSAILEPAEINSLLWTKSASVND, from the coding sequence ATGACAACTAAAAAAGTTTATATTATTTCGCACAGCCACTGGGATCGCGAGTGGTACATGGCCTACGAACAACATCATATGCGTTTAGTCGCTTTGATGGATGACTTACTCCACCTCTTTAAGACAAATCCTGATTTCCACAGTTTTCATTTGGATGGTCAAACGATTGCGATTGACGATTATTTAGAAGTCCGCCCTGAAAAACGTGAAGAAGTCCAAGCAGCGATTACAGCAGGTAAGTTAAAAATCGGTCCGTTTTATATCTTACAAGATGATTTCTTAATCAGTAGCGAATCTAATACCCGCAACATGTTGGTTGGCCTAGAAGAAAGTCGTAAATGGGGCGATCCTGTGATGCTTGGTTATTTCCCTGATACGTTTGGTAACATGGGACAAGCGCCTCAGATGATGAAAGAAGGCGGCATTGAAGCTGCTGCTTTCGGACGTGGTGTTAAACCCACTGGCTTTAACAACGTAGTCATTAACGATGAGAAATATACGTCACAATTCTCTGAAATGTGGTGGGAAGGTGCTGATAAATCGAAAATTTTCAGTCTCCTCTTTGCTAACTGGTACAGCAATGGTAATGAAATCCCCGTGGAAAAAGAAGCAGCTCAAGCTTTCTGGAAAGAAAAATTAGCTGATGCGGAACAATTCACTTCAACCGATCATATCTTAATGATGAATGGTGTCGATCACCAACCGGTACAAATGGATGTAACGGATGCCATCAAGGTTGCCAATGATTTATACGATGATTATGAATTCATCCACAGCAGCTTTGACGAATACTTAGAAGCTGTGATGAACGATGTGCCCGCTGATTTAAGCACCGTTTCAGGTGAGTTAACAAGCCAAGAAACAGATGGTTGGTACACACTGGCAAACACTGCCTCTGCTCGTATTTACCTCAAACAAAAAAATACGGATGTTCAACGCCAACTAGAAAATATCACAGAACCATTAGCAACGATGGCATTTGATGTGACTGGTGAATACCCACACGATCAATTGCGTTATGCTTGGAAATTATTAATGCAAAACCACCCACATGATAGTATTTGTGGCTGTAGTGTGGATGAAGTCCACCGAGAAATGATCACACGTTACGATAAAGCGTTAGAAGTTGGAAAATTCTTGGCAAGCGAAGCGGTTGAAAGTTTAACAGCATCCATCGATACCAGCCTCTTCCCAACTGATAGCAAACCCTTTGTGGTCTTTAACACAGCAGGTAGTGCTAAAACGGGAACAATTGAAACTGAAATCGAATGGAAACGCCTACCATTTTCTCAAGGTGTGCCAGAAGAACTTTATGCGCAATTAAAGAATGAGACCTTGCCTGAATTGACAGTGATAGATGCAAAAGGACAAGCTGTTGCAGCTGAAATTTTATCGCATGAGGTTCGCTTCAACTACGACTTGCCTAAAGACGCGTTCCGCGTACCTTTCATGGCAATTTATGTCAAAGTTCGAGTTGTTGTGACGGATATGCCTGCTGTTTCTTGGGAAAGTTTAGCGTTAACAGTGGGTCAAAATACAACTTCTACTTTACCAACGATTGTATCAGAAGCCGACAATCGCTTAGAAAATGAATTCCTTCACGTTAAAGTTGAAAGCAATGGTCAATTAACTGTAACTGATAAGACAACAAGCATTACCTATCCAAACGTATTAACTTACGAAAATGTCGGTGATATTGCCAATGAATATATCTTTAAACAGCCTGAAGGCGACCAAGCGATTTATGCACATGACTTCCCTGCTACAACGACAGTCGCTATCAACACAACAAAAATCGGTGAAATTACGTTAACACAAACATTGATGATTCCCGTTTCAGCTGACGAAACATTGGCAGAGGAAATGAAAGCTGTTGTTGAAATGCGTCAACGTAAAGCACAACGTAGCAAAGAACTAGCACCGTTTACATTAACAACGAAAATTCGTCTTGAACAAGGCAGTCGTCAATTGAAGTTCTCTACACACTTTGATAACCAAATGAAAGATCATCGTTTGCGCGTGTTGTTCCCAACAAATATTACAACAGATAAACACTACGCTGAGAGTATTTTTGAAGTTGTTGAACGTCCAAACGGCGTGAGTGCTTCGTGGGAAAACCCAATGAATCCACAACATCAACATTCATTTGTTAACGTACAAGATGCCACACATGGTATGACTGTTTCAAACTATGGCTTAAATGAATATGAAATTCTAGCGGACAACACAACAATCGCTTTAACCTTACATCGTTCAGTCGGTGAGCTGGGTGACTGGGGTTACTTCCCAACACCTGAAGCACAATGTATGGGTGAACAAACCGTTGCTTTTGCCTTGGCGTTCCATGGTGCCGATGACCAAAATCGTACGTTCCATGACGGTCAAAACTTCCAAATTCCATTTACAGTTGCTCAAACATCTGTACACAATGGTCGTTGGGCGCCTAAAGCTGCTTATTTAACGATTGATAGTTCTGCCTACGCATTGACTGCTTTAAAACGTAAAGAACATCAAACAGAAATCGTGACACGTGGTTTCAACCTCTCAAATACAGCAGCCGCTCCACTTGAAATTAAAATTTCAGGTTACACACCGTCACGTTGTACCTTGATTGAAACACCGCACGAAAAACCATTATCTGCTATACTTGAACCAGCTGAAATCAACAGCTTGCTTTGGACAAAATCAGCGTCGGTGAACGACTAA
- a CDS encoding GntR family transcriptional regulator: MKQPLYQQILNDLKADITAGTYLPEDKLPTELELSERYGVSRITSKRALVELENEGMIYRLRGKGSFVCAKDGLTEEKTVAKTDILFIMPFPHNAGLGDYTQGMLRCLEETSYRLQVQPHQYLSSTDVAEIVAQYAGIIYYPTNNSSDLELLYGLHLNALPTVLLDKEFESLPFSAVVADNQQGGFEATQHLIAQGHQQVAFVSTEHLGEVSSVRERYFGYMKALHAAGATQPIHLKKTGTEEVSIYLEQVTRQLLDQGITGVIAENDIIAIQLINTMKQMGYQVPADFAVVGFDNIQAASLLEPSLTTISQKFEEMGTIASQTLLAEISQPTQVKEKHIVPVELIVRKSSQIESGG, from the coding sequence ATGAAGCAACCATTGTATCAACAAATATTAAATGATTTAAAAGCAGACATTACAGCGGGAACTTATTTGCCAGAAGATAAATTACCGACTGAATTGGAGCTTTCCGAGCGTTATGGGGTAAGTCGTATCACATCAAAGCGCGCATTGGTCGAATTAGAAAATGAGGGGATGATTTATCGTTTGCGTGGCAAAGGAAGTTTTGTTTGTGCCAAAGATGGCTTAACAGAAGAAAAAACCGTCGCAAAAACGGATATTCTCTTTATTATGCCTTTTCCACACAATGCAGGTTTAGGAGATTATACGCAAGGGATGTTGCGCTGTTTAGAAGAAACGTCTTATCGTTTACAAGTACAGCCACACCAGTATCTTTCTTCTACTGATGTTGCAGAGATTGTGGCGCAATATGCCGGCATCATTTATTATCCAACGAATAACAGTTCGGATTTGGAGTTGCTTTACGGCTTACATCTCAATGCATTACCAACCGTTTTATTAGATAAAGAATTTGAGAGTTTACCATTTAGTGCAGTCGTTGCGGATAACCAACAAGGTGGTTTTGAAGCGACACAACATTTAATTGCACAAGGGCATCAGCAAGTCGCATTTGTAAGCACTGAACATCTGGGTGAAGTGTCATCTGTACGCGAGCGTTACTTCGGTTACATGAAGGCGTTACATGCAGCGGGGGCCACACAGCCCATCCACCTCAAAAAAACGGGAACGGAAGAAGTGAGTATTTACTTAGAACAGGTGACGCGTCAATTGCTTGATCAAGGCATCACAGGGGTCATTGCGGAAAATGATATTATCGCTATTCAATTAATCAATACAATGAAACAAATGGGTTACCAGGTACCAGCTGATTTTGCAGTCGTTGGTTTTGATAACATTCAAGCAGCGAGCCTATTGGAACCTAGTTTAACAACGATTTCACAAAAATTTGAAGAGATGGGTACGATTGCCAGTCAAACGCTGTTGGCAGAAATTAGTCAGCCAACTCAAGTGAAGGAGAAGCACATCGTGCCGGTCGAACTGATTGTACGAAAAAGCAGTCAGATAGAGAGCGGAGGATAA
- a CDS encoding glycoside hydrolase family 125 protein, which translates to MTYTTVPTSVQQFMDDMTKRAEAENPRWAEIFNKCFANTLLTTVKRFDDGSTFLLTGDIPAMWLRDSTAQVRPYLAIAKEDDDLQAMIAGLVKRQFRYINLDPYANAFNEEANNAGHQTDHTEMNPWIWERKYEIDSLCYPIQLAYLLYKETGRRDQFDASFESGITEILKVWETEQNHDQSPYTFERDTTRVEDTLTHDGRGTPVGPTGMTWSGFRPSDDVCKYGYLVPSNMFAVVVLSYLEEIYTDLLPQPDVVARVTKLKNEIDAGIKEYAQVANAAGETVFAFEVDGLGNHSIHDDSNVPSLMAAPYLGYCAQDDPIYLATRKTLLSSENPYYYEGKNAKGIGSSHTPENYIWPIALAIEGLTTSDKADKKRILDMLVDNDGGTNLMHEGFDVNDANNYTREWFSWANMMFCELLMDYYDIKITA; encoded by the coding sequence ATGACTTACACAACAGTACCCACATCAGTACAACAATTTATGGATGATATGACAAAACGCGCAGAAGCAGAAAACCCACGTTGGGCGGAGATTTTCAATAAATGTTTTGCCAACACATTACTTACAACAGTTAAACGCTTTGACGATGGTTCGACGTTTCTTTTAACAGGTGATATTCCTGCCATGTGGCTACGTGACTCAACAGCTCAAGTTCGCCCTTACTTAGCAATCGCTAAAGAAGATGACGATTTGCAAGCAATGATTGCAGGCTTAGTAAAACGTCAATTCCGTTACATTAACCTTGATCCTTATGCGAATGCCTTTAATGAAGAAGCTAACAACGCAGGACATCAAACGGATCACACCGAAATGAACCCCTGGATTTGGGAACGTAAATATGAAATTGATTCATTATGTTACCCGATTCAGCTCGCTTACCTTCTCTATAAAGAAACAGGCCGTCGTGATCAATTTGACGCTTCATTTGAAAGCGGTATCACTGAAATTTTGAAGGTGTGGGAAACTGAACAAAATCATGATCAATCGCCTTACACGTTCGAACGTGACACAACGCGTGTTGAAGATACATTAACACATGACGGTCGCGGCACTCCCGTTGGACCAACAGGCATGACATGGTCTGGCTTCCGTCCAAGTGATGATGTGTGTAAATACGGTTACTTAGTGCCTTCAAATATGTTTGCCGTGGTTGTATTGAGTTACTTAGAAGAAATTTACACTGATTTATTGCCGCAACCCGACGTTGTTGCCCGTGTGACAAAACTTAAAAATGAAATTGATGCGGGGATTAAAGAATATGCTCAAGTTGCAAATGCAGCGGGTGAAACAGTCTTTGCTTTTGAAGTTGATGGATTAGGTAACCATTCCATTCATGACGATTCAAATGTACCAAGCCTGATGGCAGCACCTTACTTAGGTTATTGTGCACAAGATGACCCCATTTACTTGGCAACACGTAAAACATTATTAAGCAGTGAAAACCCTTACTATTACGAAGGTAAAAATGCCAAAGGTATCGGTAGTTCTCATACGCCTGAAAACTATATTTGGCCGATTGCACTTGCAATTGAAGGCTTAACTACCTCCGATAAAGCAGATAAAAAACGTATTTTAGATATGTTAGTTGATAACGATGGTGGCACAAACTTAATGCATGAAGGTTTCGACGTCAACGATGCAAACAATTACACTCGTGAGTGGTTCTCATGGGCAAACATGATGTTCTGTGAATTATTAATGGATTATTACGATATTAAAATCACTGCCTAA
- a CDS encoding ABC transporter permease produces MKKKLKKCYKHRALIFMALPGFIWMIFFFYIPVLGNIVAFKDFRYSPDGFLASLKNSPWIGFDNFKFLFSSSDAYLITRNTLLYNIAFILIGLVCAILFAVVLSEIRSRKMIKIYQTSMLLPYFLSWVIIGYFVYAFLSPDKGLLNSMITSFGGEAINWYNEPKYWPFILIVLGVWKSVGYSSIIYFAAIMGINPTYYEAAMVDGATKWQQIRHVTLPQLIPLITILSILSVGNIFKADFGLFYQVTRNSGVLYEVTSVLDTYVYNGLANTGDIGMAAAAGLYQSVVGCVLLIAANAVVRKLDDSSALF; encoded by the coding sequence ATGAAAAAAAAGCTAAAAAAGTGTTATAAACATCGTGCATTAATATTTATGGCATTACCAGGTTTTATATGGATGATCTTCTTCTTCTATATTCCTGTATTAGGAAACATTGTTGCCTTCAAAGATTTCCGCTATTCGCCAGACGGCTTCCTTGCCAGTTTGAAAAATAGCCCATGGATCGGATTTGATAACTTTAAGTTCTTGTTTTCTTCGTCAGATGCCTATCTAATTACAAGAAATACATTATTGTATAACATTGCGTTTATCCTGATTGGTTTGGTATGTGCGATCCTCTTTGCAGTTGTATTGAGTGAAATTCGCTCACGTAAGATGATTAAGATTTATCAAACATCAATGTTACTGCCTTACTTTTTATCATGGGTAATTATTGGTTATTTTGTATACGCTTTCTTAAGCCCGGACAAAGGACTCCTTAACTCAATGATTACATCATTCGGTGGTGAAGCAATTAACTGGTATAACGAACCGAAATATTGGCCGTTTATCTTAATTGTACTCGGTGTATGGAAATCCGTTGGTTACAGCAGTATCATCTACTTCGCAGCGATTATGGGTATTAACCCAACATACTACGAAGCAGCAATGGTTGATGGTGCAACTAAGTGGCAACAAATTCGCCACGTTACTTTACCACAACTGATTCCGTTAATTACAATCTTATCAATTCTTTCAGTGGGTAATATTTTCAAAGCGGATTTTGGACTGTTTTACCAGGTAACACGTAACTCAGGGGTGCTTTACGAAGTAACTTCTGTACTAGACACATATGTTTACAACGGTTTAGCAAACACAGGAGATATTGGAATGGCTGCTGCAGCTGGATTGTATCAATCAGTTGTTGGGTGTGTTCTATTAATCGCTGCGAATGCAGTCGTGCGTAAGCTAGATGATTCATCAGCATTATTCTAA
- the rihC gene encoding ribonucleoside hydrolase RihC, with protein sequence MKRPIIIDTDPGIDDAIAIAIATASDALDVKLITTVAGNVSLSKVTNNALKLLALFKKEIPVAKGAKQPLLRAPVDASEVHGETGMDGYDFPKQADHLLMKEDAVTAMYQLLSKAEEPLTIVAIGPLTNIALLLRTHPEVSSKIAEIVLMGGALGRGNKGILAEFNIVVDPEAARIVFESGLPIVMAPLDVGLKALVYASDSEEIRQMNATGEMIYHILQRYRNVQAVNGSAMYDACAIAYLLVPEIYQTVDAYVAIETQGEYTAGATVVDLAGSMGKTPNAKVCVDIDSTLFKKWLMESLRKC encoded by the coding sequence ATGAAACGACCAATTATTATTGATACGGACCCAGGGATTGATGATGCAATCGCGATTGCCATTGCAACAGCATCTGACGCCTTAGATGTTAAGCTCATTACAACAGTTGCAGGCAATGTTAGTTTGAGTAAAGTGACAAATAATGCCTTGAAATTATTGGCGCTTTTTAAAAAGGAAATACCGGTAGCAAAAGGTGCAAAACAGCCACTTTTACGAGCGCCTGTTGATGCGAGCGAAGTGCATGGTGAAACAGGGATGGACGGTTATGACTTTCCAAAACAAGCCGATCATTTATTAATGAAAGAGGATGCCGTCACAGCAATGTATCAGCTATTGAGTAAAGCGGAGGAGCCGTTGACCATTGTTGCGATTGGACCTTTAACTAATATCGCCTTATTATTACGTACACATCCAGAAGTATCGAGTAAAATAGCTGAAATCGTGTTGATGGGCGGTGCACTTGGCCGAGGAAATAAAGGTATTTTAGCTGAATTTAACATTGTCGTCGACCCAGAAGCCGCACGTATTGTGTTCGAAAGTGGTCTGCCAATTGTAATGGCGCCGTTAGATGTTGGACTAAAAGCACTTGTTTATGCTAGTGATAGCGAAGAAATTAGACAAATGAATGCGACAGGTGAAATGATTTACCATATTTTACAGCGTTATCGTAATGTACAAGCAGTGAACGGTTCGGCGATGTATGATGCGTGTGCCATCGCTTATTTACTCGTACCGGAAATATACCAAACGGTTGATGCCTATGTTGCGATTGAAACGCAAGGTGAGTATACTGCCGGTGCAACGGTTGTCGATCTAGCAGGGAGTATGGGGAAAACCCCGAATGCTAAAGTTTGTGTTGATATCGATAGTACCTTGTTTAAAAAATGGTTGATGGAAAGTTTACGTAAATGTTAA
- a CDS encoding GH92 family glycosyl hydrolase, translated as MLHIEDLLQIDTRQGTNNQHTFSHGNCLPYTGVPFGMNHFVVQTADQRGSWYFNPHDRTFQGIRLTHQPSPWMGDFSQLLLAPTVGHVVKSDLFHHQSSYRTEEAVFSPFYLKVKQERYQITTEFSPTTYGGVLQSRYLKNSQPGLFIRSQGPSEIAVDVANKTVRGYITNASGSEDKDFKMYFTLRFDQAIDAATTGYYTDDALVPSTTYAGTDPIFDIRFPAAETLTTHLATSFLSQDQADLNLSRIENDSFDTIKQAAADKWLSYLNKIEIENRNKEQIKTFYACLYRTCLFPQKFYELDEANQPQHYNTLAKKVQPGYLYTNNGFWDTYKTVYPLYSLIAHEEYEEMLQGYLQSYREAGFLPKWLSPDERGMMPGTLIDAVIADAAVKGLATDLMPEFLEGMLAGATTKSASGNYGRRGTLDYLKYGYVPLDYHESVNHTLDYAYSDFCISQVARVLGKGDIQATYQKQSRNFLNIFDANTGFMRAKDKEGNFRHDFKHDRWGLDYAEGSTWQNGFATYHDFAALIAAYGGERAFFDKLTTLCNTPPTYGVEGYGFEIHEMSEMAAVDFGQVALSNQPSFHLPYLFNYVGKPASTQVVVKQLMTELFNAGWDGFPGDEDNGSMSGWYIFSSLGFYPVCPGSGEYVLGIPLFDKATVHLANGKTLVVEAAGNQAHTNFVSEVALNETPHTALAIQHESLMAGGNLKFTMALAPVDREYSNAEKPFSLTTNH; from the coding sequence ATGTTACACATAGAGGATTTATTGCAAATAGATACAAGACAAGGGACGAACAATCAACACACGTTTTCACACGGGAACTGCTTACCTTATACAGGCGTCCCTTTCGGGATGAACCATTTTGTGGTACAAACAGCAGATCAACGCGGTAGCTGGTATTTTAACCCGCATGATCGCACATTCCAAGGCATTCGTTTAACGCATCAACCCAGCCCGTGGATGGGTGATTTTTCACAACTTTTATTAGCACCAACGGTAGGTCACGTCGTAAAGAGTGATTTATTCCATCATCAAAGCAGCTATCGTACAGAAGAAGCGGTATTTTCACCGTTTTATCTTAAAGTGAAACAAGAACGTTATCAAATTACAACAGAATTTAGCCCAACGACATACGGTGGTGTCTTACAAAGTCGTTACCTCAAAAATTCACAACCAGGATTATTCATCCGTTCGCAAGGGCCGAGTGAAATAGCAGTAGATGTTGCAAACAAAACAGTACGAGGTTATATTACAAATGCTTCAGGTAGTGAGGATAAAGACTTTAAAATGTACTTTACACTTCGTTTTGACCAAGCGATTGATGCGGCAACGACAGGGTATTACACAGATGATGCCTTGGTGCCGAGTACAACGTATGCTGGAACGGATCCGATTTTTGACATTCGTTTCCCAGCAGCAGAAACACTTACAACACATTTAGCAACGAGCTTTTTATCACAAGACCAAGCGGATTTAAATCTCTCACGCATTGAAAATGATTCATTTGATACGATCAAGCAAGCCGCCGCTGATAAATGGTTGAGTTATTTAAATAAAATTGAAATTGAAAATCGTAATAAAGAGCAAATCAAAACGTTTTATGCGTGCTTGTACCGTACGTGCTTATTCCCACAAAAATTTTACGAATTAGATGAAGCAAACCAACCCCAACATTACAACACACTTGCGAAAAAAGTACAGCCAGGTTATTTGTATACAAACAATGGTTTTTGGGATACTTACAAAACGGTGTATCCTTTGTATTCTTTAATTGCACATGAGGAATATGAAGAGATGTTACAAGGTTACCTACAATCCTACCGTGAAGCGGGCTTTTTACCGAAATGGTTATCGCCAGATGAACGTGGGATGATGCCAGGTACACTGATTGATGCTGTGATTGCCGATGCTGCTGTCAAAGGTCTTGCCACTGATTTAATGCCAGAATTTTTAGAAGGTATGTTAGCAGGAGCAACAACAAAAAGTGCCTCTGGAAACTACGGCCGTCGTGGTACGCTCGATTACTTGAAATACGGTTATGTGCCACTCGATTATCATGAAAGCGTGAATCATACCTTAGATTATGCCTACAGTGATTTCTGTATTAGCCAAGTGGCGCGTGTATTAGGCAAAGGGGATATACAAGCAACGTATCAAAAACAATCACGCAATTTCCTTAACATCTTTGATGCGAACACTGGTTTTATGCGAGCAAAAGACAAAGAAGGTAATTTCCGTCATGACTTTAAACATGACCGTTGGGGCTTAGATTATGCTGAGGGCTCAACATGGCAAAATGGTTTTGCGACGTACCATGACTTTGCAGCGTTAATCGCTGCTTATGGGGGCGAACGTGCCTTCTTTGATAAGTTGACCACGTTGTGTAACACGCCACCGACTTATGGTGTAGAGGGCTATGGTTTTGAAATACATGAGATGAGTGAAATGGCAGCCGTTGATTTTGGACAAGTGGCATTATCAAATCAACCAAGTTTCCATCTGCCTTATTTATTCAACTATGTGGGTAAACCAGCTTCTACACAAGTAGTTGTGAAACAATTAATGACAGAACTCTTTAATGCGGGCTGGGATGGTTTCCCAGGCGACGAGGATAATGGCAGCATGTCAGGTTGGTATATCTTTTCGAGCTTAGGATTCTATCCGGTATGTCCAGGTTCTGGCGAATATGTGTTAGGGATCCCATTGTTTGATAAAGCAACTGTTCACTTAGCTAATGGCAAAACGCTTGTTGTTGAGGCGGCTGGCAACCAGGCACACACGAACTTTGTGAGTGAAGTCGCATTAAACGAGACACCCCATACAGCCTTAGCTATTCAACATGAAAGCTTAATGGCAGGTGGAAACCTCAAGTTTACGATGGCTTTAGCACCAGTAGATCGTGAGTATAGTAACGCAGAAAAACCATTTTCATTAACAACTAATCATTAG